The Deltaproteobacteria bacterium genome has a segment encoding these proteins:
- a CDS encoding glycosyltransferase → MYGSDRCLYELIKGIDKKQFSPVVILPYEGILSDKLKELGIKTYFIDPWVMRKGIFHGIKFIKYIFSLPASIIKIIRIVKNEHINLVYSNTSVIIGAPLASLLCGVPHVYHLREFYDDYPTLVSFHRSFMCFVSKKIIAIGNTVGEQVSKKCIKKLDVIYDGIDLNRFRSSNVAVPEELIELRKAGYLIVSDIGRISRIKGQELFIEAAKLILDKYKNSMFLIIGDIFPGNVPFKKHLDELANQYGITDHILFTGFRNDVDAFIMNSDIVVLTTLISEALGQVVMEGMAAGKVVVAPDKGGPTELIENDVDGILYRSGDRDALANTIIRLINDPLSREVIGKEAREKAMKNFGISKNINKIQENLKELI, encoded by the coding sequence ATGTATGGATCTGACAGATGCCTTTATGAACTGATAAAAGGAATTGATAAAAAGCAGTTTTCTCCTGTAGTAATTCTACCCTACGAGGGTATTCTATCGGACAAGTTGAAAGAGCTCGGCATTAAAACTTATTTCATTGATCCATGGGTTATGAGAAAGGGCATATTTCATGGCATAAAATTTATAAAATACATTTTCAGCTTACCTGCTTCTATAATTAAAATTATACGGATCGTTAAAAATGAACATATAAATCTTGTATACTCAAATACAAGTGTGATAATTGGTGCTCCGCTTGCCTCATTATTATGCGGTGTCCCTCATGTTTACCATCTGAGAGAGTTTTACGACGATTATCCGACTCTCGTTTCTTTTCATAGATCGTTTATGTGTTTCGTATCAAAAAAAATAATAGCTATAGGCAATACCGTTGGCGAACAAGTTAGTAAGAAATGTATAAAGAAATTGGATGTCATATATGATGGCATTGATCTTAACAGATTTCGATCATCAAATGTAGCTGTCCCGGAAGAGCTAATTGAATTGAGGAAGGCAGGATACCTTATTGTATCCGATATCGGAAGAATAAGTCGCATTAAGGGACAGGAATTATTCATAGAAGCTGCAAAACTCATATTGGATAAATACAAAAATAGCATGTTCCTGATTATCGGAGATATCTTCCCCGGTAATGTGCCATTCAAAAAACATCTGGACGAGCTTGCAAACCAATACGGAATAACGGATCATATACTTTTTACCGGATTCCGAAATGATGTTGATGCTTTTATCATGAATAGTGATATTGTTGTTCTTACAACGCTTATATCGGAAGCACTGGGTCAGGTCGTAATGGAAGGTATGGCAGCAGGAAAAGTTGTTGTTGCTCCAGATAAAGGGGGTCCCACTGAGTTGATAGAGAATGATGTTGATGGCATACTTTACAGATCAGGAGATAGAGATGCATTGGCAAATACGATAATCAGACTTATTAATGATCCTCTTTCAAGGGAAGTCATAGGTAAAGAAGCAAGAGAAAAAGCAATGAAAAACTTCGGCATCTCTAAAAACATAAACAAAATACAGGAAAACCTTAAAGAACTGATATAA
- a CDS encoding N-acetylmuramoyl-L-alanine amidase has translation MVSALFFAVVVISSNGHKYIQPKTLYGEAVQNYYILHSNPQKQQYRDNWLNVISAFKHLYKRYPKSSYAPKALFNIGNLYNNLYNRSFLEEDLDKSISAFKELIKNYKKSPLADDALLKIAEIYRTKKGNQRIALTFYKSILKKYPRSDSAPIAKLWIVKLGGNIPEQKTPAKLLPAIITGIKFWSTNDYTRVVIDLSKDVAYTGHLLEQTENGKIGKRVYVDLSGASITGDTAPIIVKDGLVERIREGQFKPSTARVVLDLGNITDYSIFNLEDPFRIIIDVKGRRNDKAMTLKTSNPTVTSILTQSSTVSTEKRQTGTTLTIGNIIKKYEDLRDENNVGHVAIHHEQQVKSVAYSSIKTIVIDPGHGGKDPGAIGPDGVEEKNITLAIGRILADRLRKIGFHVIMTRDTNVFIPLEERTAIADMRNADLFISIHANASIDRRTKGITTYYLSPASDRNSLIVAARENATSAKKLSDLQLILEDLMKTAKINDSNMFAQDVQKSMVSELRLNKYKTPNLGVRGAPFYVLMHTSMPSILIETSFVTNPAEERLLTEKRYQDTIVDGVVKGILKYGSKIKMAYQ, from the coding sequence ATGGTGAGTGCATTATTCTTTGCTGTTGTGGTTATTTCATCTAATGGTCATAAATATATCCAGCCAAAAACTTTATACGGAGAGGCAGTCCAGAATTATTATATCCTGCATTCAAACCCTCAGAAGCAACAATACAGGGACAATTGGTTAAATGTAATAAGTGCCTTTAAACATTTATATAAACGGTATCCAAAAAGTAGCTACGCACCTAAGGCGCTTTTTAACATAGGAAATCTTTATAATAATCTTTATAACCGTTCATTTCTTGAAGAAGACCTTGATAAATCCATATCTGCTTTTAAAGAATTGATAAAAAACTACAAAAAAAGCCCTCTTGCCGATGATGCGTTATTAAAGATTGCAGAAATCTACAGGACAAAGAAGGGTAATCAGAGGATCGCATTAACATTTTATAAATCGATTCTAAAAAAATATCCCAGAAGTGATTCAGCCCCGATAGCAAAGTTGTGGATAGTAAAACTTGGAGGGAATATCCCTGAGCAAAAAACCCCTGCAAAATTGTTACCCGCTATAATCACAGGTATAAAGTTCTGGTCAACAAATGATTATACAAGGGTTGTGATAGATTTAAGTAAGGATGTTGCTTATACAGGGCATTTGCTTGAACAAACAGAGAATGGAAAGATAGGTAAAAGAGTATATGTAGATCTAAGCGGTGCCAGTATAACCGGGGACACAGCACCAATTATAGTAAAAGACGGGCTTGTAGAAAGGATAAGGGAGGGACAATTTAAGCCTTCTACTGCAAGAGTGGTTCTGGATCTCGGGAATATAACCGATTATTCTATTTTTAATCTTGAGGACCCTTTCAGAATTATCATAGATGTAAAAGGGAGAAGAAATGATAAAGCAATGACTTTAAAGACTTCTAATCCAACGGTTACAAGTATACTTACACAAAGTTCAACTGTTTCCACAGAAAAGCGGCAAACCGGTACTACATTGACAATTGGAAATATCATAAAAAAATATGAGGACTTGCGGGACGAAAACAACGTAGGGCATGTGGCTATACATCATGAACAACAGGTAAAGTCTGTGGCATATTCGTCGATAAAGACAATCGTAATAGATCCGGGACATGGCGGGAAGGATCCCGGTGCTATCGGGCCAGACGGCGTAGAGGAAAAAAACATCACCCTCGCTATCGGGAGAATCCTTGCCGATAGACTAAGAAAAATCGGTTTTCATGTAATAATGACACGGGACACGAATGTATTTATTCCACTCGAGGAGAGGACCGCAATTGCGGATATGCGTAACGCAGATCTTTTCATATCAATCCATGCAAATGCAAGTATAGATAGACGGACAAAAGGTATAACAACATACTACCTGAGTCCTGCCAGTGATAGAAATTCTTTGATCGTTGCAGCAAGAGAAAATGCAACATCAGCAAAAAAGTTGAGTGATCTGCAGTTAATCCTTGAGGATCTTATGAAGACCGCAAAGATAAACGATTCAAATATGTTCGCACAGGACGTACAAAAGAGTATGGTATCTGAACTCAGGCTGAATAAATATAAGACACCCAATCTTGGCGTGCGTGGCGCTCCATTCTATGTTTTAATGCATACAAGTATGCCAAGCATACTTATAGAAACCTCATTCGTTACAAACCCTGCGGAAGAAAGATTACTTACAGAAAAACGGTATCAGGATACAATTGTTGACGGCGTTGTAAAAGGCATTCTTAAGTATGGATCAAAAATCAAAATGGCGTATCAGTAA
- a CDS encoding APC family permease: MSEQKTNTATEKPVRKDVSNGVKSTLGLTGVTVNAMALIAPGAFLWITYQMQAAATSPSGASVASDIWPGIIFALILAFLTALSYAELAKIYPESGFGSSYYFAEKAFLDQENEAHHKWARIAKLLTGWAAHLFYWVYPGVMVAMMAILIGYIYTQFTGHTLNNTKLTVIAVAFAAATGYIAYRGVTGSTLTALVINIIQLISLIGFSVAAIIYRLHNPQHATIWAFTSAWDVVKIHSLQGVLIQSTLAILILVGFESSTAFAAEAKNPKRDIPKAVIISLVIQGLFAYLFEYFSANYMVSEKLVNTAVNGAVATTVTGLAAAGASSAPMGDMAILIGNSLLGGIGFGLMISIAVTVAIAILGTTLSAMNTAVRVSYAMAQDKEMPALLNSLHGRFATPHRAIWVLVVVSSLIAAVGVRSVVGLTGITLASNLGTFVLYGLTCVWTIVAFSQRKGHSVIKHMIIPALGLMANLAMLGAILYLYIIGSSDAKSEAYICFGIAGMWAAGSALYVAVNSKCEGRPIIGIQYKQL, from the coding sequence ATGAGTGAACAAAAAACAAACACAGCAACGGAAAAGCCAGTTAGGAAGGATGTTTCTAATGGGGTAAAATCGACGCTTGGTCTGACAGGCGTAACGGTAAATGCAATGGCACTGATAGCACCTGGCGCGTTCCTATGGATAACCTATCAAATGCAGGCCGCCGCAACATCGCCCAGCGGAGCTTCGGTAGCTTCCGATATATGGCCGGGTATCATTTTTGCATTGATCCTTGCATTCCTCACAGCACTGTCGTATGCAGAGCTTGCTAAGATTTATCCGGAGTCTGGGTTTGGCAGCTCCTATTACTTTGCTGAAAAGGCCTTTCTGGACCAGGAAAACGAGGCCCATCATAAATGGGCGCGTATTGCCAAACTGCTGACAGGATGGGCTGCGCACCTGTTCTACTGGGTGTACCCGGGTGTCATGGTTGCAATGATGGCCATCCTGATCGGCTACATATACACACAGTTTACCGGGCATACGCTGAACAACACGAAGCTTACGGTCATAGCTGTAGCTTTTGCCGCAGCGACCGGATATATAGCATACCGGGGTGTTACAGGGTCGACCCTGACAGCACTTGTCATCAACATCATCCAGTTGATCTCGTTGATCGGCTTCAGCGTTGCGGCTATTATTTACAGGCTGCACAACCCACAGCATGCAACAATATGGGCATTCACCAGTGCATGGGACGTGGTGAAGATACACTCTTTGCAGGGCGTGCTGATACAGTCCACACTGGCAATACTCATACTGGTTGGGTTTGAAAGCTCCACTGCATTTGCAGCAGAGGCAAAGAATCCAAAACGCGACATTCCAAAGGCCGTCATAATATCTCTCGTGATCCAGGGATTGTTTGCCTATCTCTTCGAATACTTCTCGGCAAACTATATGGTCAGTGAGAAGCTGGTCAATACAGCTGTCAACGGGGCTGTTGCCACCACGGTGACTGGGCTTGCCGCTGCAGGTGCATCCAGTGCACCGATGGGTGACATGGCGATACTCATAGGCAACAGCCTGCTCGGCGGTATAGGGTTCGGATTGATGATCTCTATAGCTGTTACCGTAGCTATTGCGATACTCGGAACAACCCTGAGTGCGATGAACACCGCTGTACGGGTCAGTTATGCAATGGCACAGGACAAGGAGATGCCGGCACTGCTGAATTCCCTGCATGGCCGTTTTGCAACACCGCACCGGGCGATATGGGTGCTTGTAGTCGTGTCCTCGCTCATAGCTGCCGTTGGTGTACGTTCTGTCGTCGGTTTAACCGGGATCACCCTTGCTTCTAACTTAGGGACCTTTGTTCTATACGGTTTGACATGCGTATGGACGATCGTGGCCTTTTCGCAGCGCAAAGGACACAGTGTTATAAAACACATGATCATTCCCGCACTCGGTCTTATGGCTAATTTGGCCATGTTAGGGGCAATTCTTTATCTATACATCATAGGCAGCAGCGATGCCAAAAGTGAGGCGTATATCTGTTTCGGGATAGCCGGTATGTGGGCAGCCGGGAGTGCACTGTACGTAGCAGTAAACAGTAAATGTGAGGGGCGTCCAATTATAGGAATTCAGTATAAGCAGTTATGA
- a CDS encoding protein phosphatase 2C domain-containing protein, which produces MNSIKPQINFFQLTDKGPVRENNEDAVASYQYEDGVLMIVADGLGAHNAGEVASTIAIEVMEREMSLAAGPVLSMKNLRHAIQQANLDVYQKAITVPELYHMGTAVIASAITGSTLFTAHIGDCRLYMLRNGVFTQLTKDHTWVGERVQYGILTPEEARTHPNRHMLTRYLGYELLASIDFLKIDVRAGDILLQCSDGAYEALLDPELAEIVRSNKPEQSCTSIVRRSRDAGAEDNISVQVVSVVTPGTAIEQPSWWRFWWR; this is translated from the coding sequence ATGAATTCTATCAAACCGCAAATAAACTTTTTTCAACTGACGGATAAAGGTCCGGTGCGTGAAAACAACGAGGACGCAGTAGCCTCCTATCAGTACGAAGACGGCGTTTTGATGATTGTGGCAGACGGGCTGGGTGCTCACAACGCAGGTGAGGTTGCTAGCACCATTGCCATAGAAGTAATGGAAAGGGAGATGTCCCTTGCGGCCGGCCCGGTGTTATCAATGAAAAATCTCAGGCATGCCATCCAGCAGGCAAACCTTGATGTCTATCAGAAGGCAATAACAGTCCCTGAATTATACCACATGGGGACAGCGGTGATAGCGAGTGCGATAACTGGCAGCACGCTATTCACCGCTCATATCGGCGATTGCAGGCTCTACATGCTGCGCAACGGCGTATTTACTCAGCTTACCAAGGATCACACGTGGGTCGGGGAAAGGGTACAGTACGGTATCCTCACACCCGAAGAAGCCCGGACACACCCTAACCGACACATGCTCACACGCTATCTTGGTTATGAGCTGCTTGCATCAATAGATTTCTTAAAGATAGATGTCCGGGCCGGGGATATACTTTTGCAGTGCAGCGACGGCGCGTATGAGGCGCTGCTTGATCCGGAGCTGGCTGAAATTGTACGATCAAATAAACCTGAACAATCCTGCACGTCCATAGTCCGTAGATCCCGTGATGCCGGGGCAGAGGACAATATCAGCGTACAAGTAGTATCGGTTGTCACGCCGGGAACCGCTATAGAGCAGCCGTCATGGTGGAGATTCTGGTGGCGGTGA
- the rpsI gene encoding 30S ribosomal protein S9, with protein MSELIFHGVGKRKTAVARVWLKPGSGDIIVNKKPFETYFPAVTVREDILRPLNITDTKAKFDVVANIYGGGFSAQAQAMAHGITKALVAFNGDLRVGLKKEGLTTRDPRMKERKKYGRKAARKRFQFTKR; from the coding sequence ATGAGTGAACTTATTTTTCACGGTGTAGGAAAAAGAAAAACAGCAGTTGCGAGGGTATGGCTTAAGCCGGGTTCGGGAGATATCATTGTAAACAAAAAACCATTTGAAACTTATTTCCCTGCAGTAACAGTAAGAGAAGATATATTAAGGCCTTTAAATATAACCGATACTAAGGCAAAGTTTGATGTTGTCGCAAACATATACGGCGGGGGTTTTTCAGCACAGGCTCAGGCAATGGCGCATGGCATTACAAAGGCGCTTGTAGCTTTTAATGGCGATCTACGTGTAGGGCTTAAAAAAGAAGGACTAACAACAAGGGATCCAAGAATGAAGGAAAGGAAAAAATACGGCAGAAAGGCAGCAAGAAAGCGATTCCAGTTTACCAAGAGATAA
- a CDS encoding Slp family lipoprotein produces MNKKFVYIVVLLVTFDIIACAPSIPKTVLSNVDKVITFKMLITDPALYKNKIVILGGEIVSSKNETNNTTSLEVIDFPLKSDYKPQIGDHSDGRFIAVNNGYLETEIYKPGRLVTIVGSVTGAKEGKIGDMKYNFPVINITYVKLWHIHHKEYLYQYPYPMFYNGPNFYPPWWYYPYGITFPY; encoded by the coding sequence ATGAATAAAAAATTTGTGTATATAGTTGTTCTCTTGGTAACTTTTGATATTATCGCATGCGCACCCTCAATTCCGAAAACAGTTTTATCTAATGTAGATAAGGTAATTACATTTAAAATGCTTATAACAGATCCCGCATTGTACAAGAATAAAATAGTTATACTCGGAGGTGAGATTGTCAGCTCCAAAAATGAGACTAACAATACCACTTCATTGGAGGTTATAGATTTTCCTTTGAAAAGTGATTATAAGCCTCAAATAGGAGATCATAGTGATGGAAGATTTATAGCAGTTAACAATGGTTATCTTGAAACAGAGATATATAAACCTGGCAGGCTTGTTACAATCGTAGGCTCCGTAACCGGTGCAAAGGAAGGTAAGATTGGTGATATGAAGTACAATTTCCCTGTTATAAATATAACATATGTAAAGCTATGGCACATACATCATAAAGAATATTTATATCAATATCCTTATCCAATGTTTTATAACGGCCCTAATTTTTATCCACCATGGTGGTATTATCCTTATGGAATAACATTCCCGTATTAA
- a CDS encoding TraR/DksA family transcriptional regulator yields MLNFVKTLIKHKGERMTAAPKKVQKKKLVKKKISIKKTALSKKPKKSDKLVSKVAKSSIRKKILSRKKKENMKKTHLKTHIEVVKKESIYYNEIKQMLLKMKASIMEALEKKKLSPDEEKNMEIEELDAMAEERNREYEYLLTSMDIKKLREIDEALTKIDNGTYGFCEDCGEPIPIARLKALPFAKLCIDCASNLEQEEAIRQSLQSEKDIFSNTSNEEEGEAE; encoded by the coding sequence ATGCTGAATTTTGTCAAAACGTTAATTAAACATAAAGGAGAGCGTATGACGGCCGCTCCTAAAAAAGTTCAAAAGAAAAAGCTAGTAAAAAAGAAGATTTCTATTAAAAAAACTGCTCTATCAAAAAAACCTAAAAAGAGTGACAAATTGGTTTCAAAAGTTGCAAAAAGTAGTATCAGAAAAAAAATATTAAGTAGAAAAAAGAAAGAAAATATGAAGAAAACACATTTGAAAACGCATATTGAAGTAGTAAAAAAAGAATCGATTTATTATAATGAAATAAAGCAAATGCTCTTAAAGATGAAGGCTTCTATTATGGAAGCTCTTGAAAAGAAAAAGCTTTCTCCCGATGAAGAAAAGAATATGGAGATTGAGGAGCTTGATGCGATGGCGGAAGAAAGAAATAGGGAATACGAATATCTTCTCACAAGCATGGATATCAAGAAACTTCGCGAGATTGATGAAGCCTTAACAAAGATTGATAACGGTACTTATGGTTTTTGCGAGGATTGCGGGGAGCCGATTCCAATTGCAAGATTAAAGGCATTACCTTTTGCTAAATTGTGTATTGATTGCGCCTCAAATCTTGAACAGGAAGAGGCTATAAGACAATCATTGCAAAGCGAGAAAGATATATTCTCAAATACAAGCAATGAAGAAGAAGGGGAAGCAGAGTAA
- the argC gene encoding N-acetyl-gamma-glutamyl-phosphate reductase, whose product MYSVAVLGATGYSGIELLRLLTFHSKVDVKAVTADKNSGYTLDKVVPPLKGYYRLTCKKIEDIITEKFDVVFLALPSEQSKSVLKEFLNPGSIIIDLSDAFRLKTKQHDSLLDAIYGLPELNRAQIKSAKLIANPGCYPTGAIIPLAPFLKANIIKKERIIIDSKSGVTGAGRNPSQELHFSEVHEGFKAYKPIFHRHVPEILQALNVITGGGVNVTFVPHLVPSNRGIFTTIYASAESNKKITQAMLEDLLISAFKDEPFVRILKSPELPDTNAIKGSNFIDIAVRFDEQDSIVILFSAIDNLVKGASGQAIQNMNLALGLDEKEGLFTPPLFP is encoded by the coding sequence ATGTATAGTGTAGCAGTATTAGGTGCTACAGGTTATTCCGGTATAGAGCTATTAAGACTGTTGACTTTTCATTCTAAGGTTGACGTTAAGGCGGTTACAGCAGATAAGAATTCAGGATACACGCTCGATAAGGTTGTTCCGCCTCTAAAAGGTTACTATAGATTAACCTGTAAAAAGATAGAAGATATAATTACAGAAAAATTTGATGTTGTTTTTCTCGCATTACCTTCAGAGCAATCAAAATCTGTCTTAAAAGAATTTTTAAATCCCGGCTCAATTATAATAGATCTCAGCGATGCTTTCAGGCTTAAAACCAAACAACATGATTCATTGTTAGATGCAATTTATGGTCTACCGGAATTAAATCGTGCTCAAATAAAATCTGCAAAGTTAATTGCCAATCCGGGCTGTTATCCCACAGGGGCGATTATACCATTAGCACCTTTCCTAAAAGCAAACATTATAAAAAAAGAACGTATTATCATTGACTCAAAATCTGGTGTAACTGGAGCAGGAAGAAATCCATCCCAGGAATTGCATTTCTCAGAGGTACATGAAGGATTTAAGGCTTACAAACCCATATTCCATAGGCATGTTCCGGAGATATTGCAGGCATTGAATGTAATTACAGGTGGTGGAGTTAATGTAACTTTTGTCCCACATCTTGTACCCTCAAATAGAGGCATTTTTACAACAATTTATGCTTCAGCAGAAAGCAACAAAAAAATAACGCAAGCGATGCTTGAAGATTTGCTCATAAGTGCCTTTAAGGATGAACCTTTCGTGAGGATCTTAAAATCGCCAGAACTTCCAGACACAAATGCGATTAAAGGTTCTAATTTTATAGACATAGCAGTGCGCTTTGATGAGCAGGATTCGATCGTCATTTTATTTTCTGCAATAGACAATTTAGTCAAAGGTGCTTCAGGACAGGCTATTCAAAATATGAATCTTGCACTCGGACTTGATGAAAAAGAGGGACTTTTTACACCACCCCTATTCCCTTAA
- a CDS encoding zinc-ribbon domain-containing protein codes for MIVICDKCNTKYKLDDTAITEDGVKVRCTKCGNTFIVKKPKKEDVENLAQSKQDAGYLQSDIHDELDKAIKETIGDIAGEKSAVQNPGTEFDWSALIENKEASPEHEYSEPKPEDELSDFNDAIKKEEPIIDHAQDQPVSAPEVSDLPTPIVEHMIRETIKHGREEDAAKNTALVLKKIILIFSVLILMSVIGYSGYMYKHEITEEANKVYLLLSEQIANKKPINVGVSVASSKGYFMKNVRGQQLFVIEGDVTNTKNKSLSFIKLKASILDNNNNLVSSKSFYAANVFTDEELRTLTSDQINKKLNNEMGQSLKNFNVPPETSIPFAVVFFDVPNNLSSYTIIPESAHPGTQ; via the coding sequence ATGATCGTTATATGTGATAAATGTAATACAAAGTACAAGCTCGATGATACTGCTATTACAGAAGATGGCGTAAAGGTAAGATGCACTAAATGCGGGAATACCTTTATAGTAAAAAAGCCAAAGAAGGAAGATGTGGAAAATCTTGCCCAGTCTAAACAAGACGCAGGTTATTTGCAATCCGATATCCATGATGAACTTGATAAAGCCATAAAAGAGACAATAGGCGATATTGCTGGGGAAAAATCCGCCGTACAGAATCCCGGTACAGAGTTTGATTGGTCAGCGTTAATAGAAAACAAAGAGGCATCACCGGAACATGAATACTCTGAGCCTAAACCGGAAGACGAGCTATCAGACTTTAATGATGCTATTAAAAAAGAAGAACCGATTATAGATCATGCACAGGATCAGCCCGTATCTGCGCCAGAAGTTTCGGATCTTCCAACTCCTATAGTGGAACATATGATACGAGAAACCATTAAACACGGGAGAGAAGAAGATGCGGCAAAAAATACGGCATTGGTGCTCAAAAAAATTATACTCATATTTTCAGTACTGATATTAATGTCGGTCATAGGTTATTCCGGGTATATGTACAAACATGAAATTACGGAGGAAGCTAATAAAGTATATCTCCTGCTATCAGAACAAATTGCTAACAAAAAACCGATAAATGTTGGCGTTAGTGTTGCGAGTTCGAAAGGATACTTCATGAAAAACGTAAGAGGGCAGCAATTATTTGTGATAGAGGGTGATGTCACTAATACAAAAAATAAGTCATTGAGTTTTATTAAGCTGAAGGCAAGTATTCTCGATAACAATAACAACCTTGTTTCTTCTAAATCCTTTTATGCAGCAAATGTATTTACGGATGAAGAACTGAGAACATTAACGAGCGATCAGATAAATAAAAAACTTAACAATGAAATGGGACAATCTTTGAAGAATTTTAATGTTCCTCCCGAAACTTCTATTCCTTTTGCAGTGGTTTTCTTTGATGTCCCGAACAACTTGAGTTCCTATACAATTATTCCTGAGAGCGCACATCCGGGAACACAGTAG
- the rplM gene encoding 50S ribosomal protein L13: MKTYIAKKADIKKNWHLIDANEAVLGRLATKIAFMLRGKDKAVYTPYEDTGDFVVVINAEKIKLTGDKLTQKEYHHHTHYPGGLKTMSIMEVLKKDPGKVITHAVKGMLPKNKLSNKLLTKLKVYAGPEHPHSAQIFKKDDGGKQ, from the coding sequence ATGAAAACTTATATTGCAAAAAAGGCAGACATAAAAAAGAATTGGCATCTAATAGATGCAAATGAGGCAGTACTCGGCAGGTTAGCTACAAAAATAGCTTTTATGCTTAGAGGAAAAGATAAGGCTGTATATACGCCTTATGAAGATACGGGGGATTTTGTAGTTGTAATAAATGCTGAAAAAATAAAACTAACAGGAGACAAATTAACACAAAAGGAATACCATCATCATACACATTACCCCGGTGGTTTAAAAACAATGAGCATTATGGAAGTGCTGAAAAAGGATCCAGGAAAGGTTATCACACATGCAGTAAAAGGCATGCTTCCAAAGAATAAACTATCGAATAAGTTATTAACCAAGTTAAAGGTTTACGCTGGTCCTGAACATCCTCATAGTGCACAGATATTTAAAAAGGACGATGGAGGTAAACAATGA
- a CDS encoding DUF721 domain-containing protein → MEDLKDIIIELDNTKFDKQRQGMKIYEHWADIVDKDNSNVATPILINSDDILIVAVNNNVIFQELTFKKVEMIKKINSIKGTPHIKDIKFKIRAVELQY, encoded by the coding sequence ATGGAAGATCTGAAAGATATTATAATTGAGTTGGACAATACCAAATTTGACAAGCAGAGACAGGGCATGAAGATCTATGAACACTGGGCCGATATTGTAGATAAGGACAACTCAAATGTCGCGACTCCAATTCTAATAAACAGTGATGATATTCTGATTGTTGCCGTGAATAACAACGTTATTTTTCAAGAACTTACATTTAAAAAAGTTGAAATGATAAAAAAAATAAATTCAATAAAAGGGACACCTCACATTAAAGATATAAAGTTTAAAATCAGGGCAGTGGAATTGCAGTATTAA
- a CDS encoding serine/threonine protein kinase, producing the protein MSELTPGQMLDQYELLDSIANSGMAAIFRARDTEDGKIVAVKVPHLQYASDIVFHQRFLREEHIGLSLDHPGIIKVFRTKEKSRLYLVMEYSEGELLSKLIQMEHRLPVPTAVDFAVQLSDILIYLHDRNVVHRDLKPDNIMIMPGGRLKLIDFGIALDTALRKITWTGLSQPVGTPDYMAPEQIKGQRGSARTDIYSLGIILYEMLTGKTPFHGQNIYTAMQAKMIENPIPPGKLRDSISPQLEEIVLHAIERDPRERFNSAQEFRDSLIHQDRVIVTDRAINQHPKSRIAFWLWKLRALTLGILSSEK; encoded by the coding sequence ATGAGTGAACTTACCCCCGGACAAATGCTTGATCAATACGAGCTGCTTGACAGTATTGCCAATAGCGGGATGGCGGCAATATTCCGTGCACGCGATACAGAAGACGGTAAAATAGTCGCGGTGAAGGTGCCGCACCTCCAGTATGCAAGCGATATTGTATTCCATCAGAGGTTTCTGAGAGAGGAGCATATAGGCTTAAGTCTTGACCATCCTGGCATTATAAAGGTTTTTCGCACAAAAGAAAAAAGCAGGCTTTACCTTGTCATGGAATATTCAGAGGGTGAACTTCTGAGCAAGCTGATCCAGATGGAACACCGCCTGCCGGTCCCAACTGCTGTTGATTTTGCGGTTCAGCTTTCCGATATACTCATCTATCTCCACGACCGCAATGTGGTACACAGGGACCTGAAACCCGACAATATCATGATCATGCCGGGCGGAAGATTAAAATTGATAGACTTCGGAATTGCACTCGATACGGCCCTGCGCAAGATCACATGGACAGGACTGTCCCAGCCTGTAGGTACCCCCGATTATATGGCACCGGAGCAAATAAAAGGACAGCGCGGAAGTGCACGTACAGATATTTACAGCCTTGGCATCATTCTGTACGAAATGCTTACAGGCAAAACACCATTTCACGGCCAGAATATCTATACGGCGATGCAGGCAAAGATGATTGAAAATCCCATTCCACCGGGTAAACTCCGCGATAGCATATCTCCTCAACTCGAAGAGATCGTGCTGCACGCAATTGAGCGGGACCCCCGTGAACGGTTTAATAGTGCACAGGAATTCCGTGATTCACTCATTCATCAGGATAGAGTGATAGTAACGGATCGTGCCATAAATCAGCATCCAAAATCAAGGATAGCCTTCTGGCTGTGGAAACTGCGGGCTCTTACTCTAGGCATATTATCTTCCGAAAAATAA